The following are encoded together in the Plasmodium brasilianum strain Bolivian I chromosome 10, whole genome shotgun sequence genome:
- a CDS encoding phosphoenolpyruvate/phosphate translocator has protein sequence MNILIKILIISVVINIQINLGRCLSFDNQNYVKSSCMNLQWNKENKITKKDKVIHLKNKNNNKYNLNNIQLFLNNYKPKYKKINKIGQTNFNVKEAHHFTIKINQNILNSRINKINDGLFALFNSGKEDLNNYDDYGNNGVIDDISTSNNNDINGEGENQNTYEKTSGNGVNNFKGDIIEKKSCSVLNKVVEGGKTVSLLGLWYLCNIFYNIENKKALNILNLPITIAIVQIYVGLPIFLIPWLLKLRKQPELFYDEQEMKKISLSNRNALVKGFQKYVLFLKTYNSIIKQSIYHGYAHLLSVIAMGAGAISFVHIVKALTPLFAAFLSFFLMNNRMSIYTYSSLLPIVFGVSLASLKELSFTYKALYSTLSANVLSTMRAIEAKIMMDKNLEKIGRNLTPENIFALLTLSSAIFLTPALYIDVHKWKDAYTYLMNNRDVLKVLGRHVFMSGVWFYLYNQVSFISLNRLNHITHAVASTVKRVFLILTSYFIFGTKFSFLGGLGSTIAVSGTFLYSLVKKKFG, from the coding sequence atgaatatattaataaaaatattaataatatctgttgttataaatatacaaattaatttAGGAAGATGTTTAAGCTTTGACAACCAAAATTATGTCAAAAGTTCATGCATGAACTTGCAATggaataaggaaaataaaattacaaaaaaggataaagTAATCCATttgaagaataaaaataataataaatataatcttaataatatacaactttttcttaataattataaaccaaaatataaaaagattaaTAAAATAGGTCAAACTAATTTTAACGTGAAAGAAGCACACCattttactataaaaattaaccaaaatatattaaattcacgaataaataaaataaatgatggGTTATTTGCACTATTTAATTCAGGTAAAGAGGATTTAAACAACTATGACGATTATGGAAATAATGGAGTTATTGATGATATATCAACATCTaacaataatgatataaatggAGAAGGGGAAAACCAAaatacatatgaaaaaacGTCAGGAAATGgagttaataattttaaaggagatataatagaaaaaaaatcatgTAGTGTTTTGAATAAAGTAGTAGAAGGAGGAAAAACTGTATCGTTATTAGGTTTATGGTATCTgtgtaacattttttataatattgaaaataaaaaagcattaaatatattaaatttaccAATTACAATAGCTatagtacaaatatatgtaggGTTACCAATCTTTTTAATTCCATggttattaaaattaagaaaacaACCAGAACTCTTTTATGATGAAcaggaaatgaaaaaaattagtcTTAGTAATAGAAATGCTTTAGTAAAAGGatttcaaaaatatgttttatttttaaaaacatataatagcataataaaacaaagtatATATCATGGATATGCTCATTTATTATCTGTTATAGCCATGGGGGCAGGTGCAATTAGCTTTGTTCATATTGTCAAAGCTTTAACTCCATTATTTGCAGCATTCCTTTCATTTTTCCTAATGAATAATAGAATGTCCATCTACACCTATTCATCTTTATTGCCTATTGTATTTGGGGTATCGTTAGCttcattaaaagaattatctTTTACATATAAAGCTTTATATTCAACATTATCTGCTAATGTACTATCAACAATGCGAGCTATAGAGGCGAAAATAATGATGGATAAAAACCTTGAAAAAATAGGAAGAAATTTAACTccagaaaatatatttgctcTATTAACCCTTTCTTctgcaatatttttaacaccAGCTTTATACATCGACGTACATAAGTGGAAAGATGCTTATACgtatttaatgaataatagGGATGTTTTAAAAGTATTAGGTAGACATGTATTCATGTCTGGTGTATggttttatttgtataacCAGGTATCATTTATTTCGTTAAATAGATTAAATCACATTACTCATGCTGTTGCAAGTACAGTTAAAAGAgtttttctaatattaaCGAGTTACTTTATTTTTGGAACGAAGTTTTCCTTCCTTGGTGGACTTGGTTCAACAATTGCTGTAAGTGGTACATTCTTATATTCgctagtaaaaaaaaaatttggcTAG
- a CDS encoding SNARE protein, translated as MELWDKDYKKAIETGKEIKQIIKESEKGKKRTKNRAILRGKITEFNQNIRFLLHQLDNDYIKNDKNYNKNEYKRKVSALEKMKKEISNLYEEYSLTNDENTSFNITMDFLNDFDNDNNPYLNSLNKEELLLKQHNLMKLQDEQLNFLEGTTHNLKNISYNINNEIQVHNELLDDIDRDMDETNNLLNRNRNIFERPLYFLKRVKYIDLSKIEKQEYYLSG; from the exons aTGGAATTATGGGATAAAGACTATAAAAAAGCTATTGAAACGGGGAAagaaattaaacaaattataaaagagagtgaaaaagggaaaaaaagaactaaAAACAGAGCAATTTTAAGGGGAAAAATAACAGAATTTAATCAGAATATAAGATTTTTGTTACACCAGTTAGATaatgattatataaaaaatgataaaaattataataaaaacgaaTATAAGCGGAAAGTGTCCGCattggaaaaaatgaaaaaagaaatatctAATTTATATGAGGAATATTCTTTAACTAATGATGAG aaCACATCGTTTAACATAACTATGGATTTTCTTAACGATTTTGACAATGATAACAACCCATATTTAAACAGTTTAAATAAGGAAGAGTTATTATTGAAACAacataatttaatgaaattgCAAGATGAGCAACTAAACTTTCTTGAAGGAACAACACATaatctaaaaaatataagctataatataaacaacGAAATACAAGTACATAATGAATTGTTAGATGATATTGATAGAGATATGGATGAAacgaataatttattaaatagaaatagaaatatttttgaaagg cctttatattttttgaaaagagttaaatatatagatttaAGTAAAATTGAAAAGCAAGAATACTATTTGAGTggataa
- a CDS encoding hypothetical protein (conserved Plasmodium protein): MELRNDDARSDLTGDDKKNGVERLLSKQVTRTICSNKTGESKTKSPYNGDNDNKYSNSNRNGNSNGKTNGNRGKYDSGKEKEKNEKKEMNNRKGNEKLNGVNPIEKENKSYHKNKTNEKMVTNKGIDDKDNSINYKRLRKKLNNLNYKESLCVSCIPLVQIIFDDLIQAIQNFQKLSDKYEQLQKKYKELVNEKKDIKLELDTKERRNKIENGLFLSEEYDKYDTTQDKESRTDGERSDKSDDRTNDKRSGKDNESNKGTTRKEYEDEIAELRKKVEEESKLKESYMTENKKLKFNLVILQNEKKENLDELTDDLCDDNLSCFKNRTKSFDDFELDNKKRKKEKEKYKRENSIINDHTLSLGKELSYYKNLCKEFKMEIEKMKNDSSYHMNIKMDDNELDSSNDYDKENQVSREKRSKHPHPTSQHAVEEKNLEIKYLKKRLNEYEIEIRKLNELRMINGIKEQKTFIDRGSVYDESTVNENYPNDLKSCNFEVADDNVSADARTKNEDSVNDINNLNKIIKTRNNEIYHLKNRVLLLETELQVKNDSENKYKEKLNTMNGGERSKKRNKKLINCDLNRSEDSTVDYGDVGADDVSECDAGVSDACADDAGAYERSTKLSTLKKEMKLKEEEIEELGLLLNDLKKELKEEKKRSEKYEKQYNEEKSETAILKEELKNLEKEIEMKESEFNLNKNTINNLKLESDEFNNTISCSNETKKQLTDYIHNLLNKLSESNDKIDELKDNNILQKQKVEVYKKEIKKLKDDLIDSSNQIDEFASLLDKKDEVIENFKCKIENINKEYGELTIKYNEILKENKNLQIMNTSHNANSTLIIQQLQQEIQILNVTNNHLKKIEDDYKIVLQEKTIIEDAAIKIQTELKKSVDKIKNLETYIQTLSVEITNLKTQRDDSLDALTKVAIDKTQYENELIQSKNIVLELKKQLNEYENNVKFVQNNISEINKMHLKKEELEIILKNEIKSLRENLNEKTIKLELLQEKENKFEQNTMAYNEFQLEAQKKYNSYEKIIENLKKEIDELTINNNDNIIIIEKLKNELNDQEKKNSMYNFTKTFLQNQDEPVNDIRSRNDDSSLKRESSSVPSDKKSRYGINGSGVDLTNGYNNERSVRGNDRDNSRGNNRGSSRHNSRDSNRLSDCVKNSYRECKNDRDYTYEREENKKTKSNESDEVFFKMDSENACSKEEDSIYDYNDDFTIFINSNRKSFSKKLNNQTNERQRTKSRSESKNIIDNLSDTRNEETCILKNSLCELEKEYGLTSKEKNDKKINSSMEGEYNKGEEYNKKYKLVDENKSQMNEKLINYSDSSSSGKSLNTDFLSFSKKPKKKKVSNGDADKNKNHSITSLKELSISSVNNSNNMHSSNNASSANNTNNISVNNNINDIRSKNKEGGKDKAHANIDDYSFSENSSSYLGNHDISLFSSSKIKKMFNLSTTHNNNSNNESKNDSKNNYSNNNYRNKNNKNNDSNNDSNNDSNKSNNHNNSSSKNKEGSKITKYLKLKSSNKNNTYDIYDSRDKKFKTRRNESYDDIIFDLKRNTSFREYENKEQIGNEKCILKRSYKKKYSKKYDIEYSNPTVDGKSYFEKERKKKMKNKLPNEKNDDNRYSTYNAKNDESDKDKNYIEDEDYRSEKKKKNLLISSYDIKHSKNSLDYSSNKRQLNKIDKLQTSSGHNKLKEDGNVSISGNGNISGNRNISGNRNISGNRNISGNRKYRNDTNYNSLSNISKSRGDNKNTYESKQIYESQSTNSRNTSNDNVKDKKGYNFISQTSYEANSNTSSVLLDSVSSDFSHNVSVDRYNISSRKNINDESSHLNYDSKMKYNNSILYSSNDSHIVRREQDLILQNSYSRNYRDEKHGKIDGSDNRHDRIDNNKKDIHRREEKNSYDNLSSPYDEKNNSTFENLSNRREEVNTGNDVNKEQGKNKLKIKQELYNKYMNVLKSLKSEELDASANTSNNRTIDLTNDFTKTQENSTSILSSSKTLQKDSLLSNLSKFKLNEDLHEFSCDPLTIIKPIEESNREPF; this comes from the coding sequence atggaaTTACGGAATGATGATGCAAGGAGTGATTTGACAGGAGATGATAAAAAGAACGGGGTAGAAAGATTGTTAAGCAAGCAAGTAACACGAACCATATGCTCTAATAAAACTGGTGAGAGTAAAACAAAGAGCCCATATAATggtgataatgataataaatatagtaatagtaataggaATGGTAATAGTAATGGTAAGACTAATGGTAATAGGGGTAAATATGATAGTGGTAaggaaaaagagaagaacgaaaaaaaggaaatgaatAATCGAAAGGGTAATGAAAAGTTAAATGGCGTGAATCCCatcgaaaaagaaaataaatcttACCATAAAAATAAGACGAATGAAAAAATGGTTACAAATAAAGGAATAGATGATAAAGATAatagtataaattataaaagattaagaaaaaagttgaataatttaaattataaagaatCTTTATGTGTTTCTTGTATCCCATTagttcaaataatttttgatgATCTAATTCAGGcaattcaaaattttcagAAACTGTCAGATAAGTATGAACAGTTACAGAAGAAGTATAAAGAATTAGTAAATGAGAAGAAAGATATAAAGTTAGAATTGGACACAAAGGAGAggagaaataaaatagagaATGGTTTATTTTTGAGCGAAGAATATGACAAGTATGATACGACACAAGACAAGGAAAGTAGGACAGATGGTGAAAGAAGTGATAAATCAGATGACAGAACGAATGACAAGCGTAGTGGAAAGGATAATGAATCGAATAAAGGCACTACCAGAAAAGAATATGAAGATGAAATAGCAGAACTTCGAAAAAAAGTCGAAGAAGAAAGCAAATTAAAAGAGTCTTACATGacagaaaacaaaaaattaaaatttaatttggtcatattacaaaatgagaaaaaagaaaatttagaTGAGCTCACCGATGATTTATGTGATGATAACCTGTCTTGTTTTAAGAACAGAACAAAATCATTTGATGATTTTGAattagataataaaaaaagaaagaaagaaaaagagaaatataaaagggaaaattcCATAATAAATGATCATACTTTATCGTTAGGAAAGGAATTGtcttattacaaaaatttatgtaaggAATTCAAAATGGagatagaaaaaatgaaaaatgattcCTCTTACCATATGAACATCAAAATGGATGATAATGAGTTGGATAGTTCTAACGATTATGATAAGGAGAACCAAGTTTCCAGGGAAAAAAGGAGCAAACATCCCCACCCTACTAGCCAACATGCAGttgaggaaaaaaatttagaaataaaatatttaaaaaaacgaTTAAACGAATACGAAATAGAAATTAGAAAACTCAATGAATTAAGAATgataaatggaataaaagaacaaaagaCATTTATAGACAGGGGATCAGTATATGATGAAAGCACTGTAAACGAAAATTATCCTAATGATCTTAAAAGCTGTAATTTTGAAGTGGCAGATGATAACGTAAGTGCTGATGCAAGGACGAAAAATGAAGATTCAGTTAATGatataaacaatttaaataaaattataaaaacaagaaataacgaaatttaccatttaaaaaatagagtGCTTCTATTAGAAACAGAGTTGCAAGTTAAAAATGACTCAGAAAATAAGTACAAGGAAAAGTTGAACACAATGAATGGCGGGGAAAGGagcaaaaaaaggaataaaaagttaataaattGTGACCTGAACAGGTCAGAAGATAGTACAGTTGATTATGGCGATGTAGGTGCAGACGATGTAAGTGAGTGTGATGCTGGTGTAAGCGACGCATGTGCAGATGATGCAGGTGCGTATGAACGTTCCACAAAATTAAGcacattaaaaaaggaaatgaaaCTAAAAGAGGAGGAAATAGAAGAACTCGGATTACTATTGAATGatctaaaaaaagaattaaaagaagaaaagaagagaagtgagaaatatgaaaaacagTATAATGAAGAGAAAAGTGAGACTGCTATACTAAAAGAGGAacttaaaaatttagaaaaagagATAGAGATGAAAGAAAGcgaatttaatttaaataagaataccataaacaatttaaaattagaatCAGATGAATTTAATAACACCATTTCTTGTTCAAATGAGACGAAAAAACAATTGACagattatatacataatttattaaacaaGTTGAGTGAATCTAATGATAAAATTGATGaattaaaagataataatatattacagaAACAAAAAGTTGAAgtgtataaaaaagaaataaaaaaattaaaagatgaTTTAATAGATTCTAGTAATCAAATAGATGAATTTGCATCTTTGTTAGATAAAAAAGACGAGGttatagaaaattttaaatgtaaaatagaaaatataaataaagaatacGGAGAGTTAaccataaaatataatgagaTATTAAAAGAGAATAAGAATTTACAAATTATGAACACTTCTCATAATGCTAATAGCACTTTAATTATTCAACAATTACAACAAGAAattcaaatattaaatgttaCTAATAatcacttaaaaaaaatagaagatgATTATAAAATAGTTTTACAGGAAAAGACGATAATTGAAGATGCAgctataaaaatacaaacagaattaaaaaagtcagttgataaaattaaaaatctAGAGACATACATTCAGACATTGTCTGTAGAAATAACTAACTTGAAAACACAAAGAGATGATTCACTAGATGCATTAACAAAAGTCGCTATTGATAAAACGCAATATGAAAATGAACTAAtacaaagtaaaaatattgttcttgaattaaaaaaacaattaaatgaatatgaaaACAACGTCAAATTTGTTCAGAATAATATtagtgaaataaataaaatgcatcttaaaaaagaagaactagaaattattttaaaaaatgaaattaaatctttaagagaaaatttaaatgaaaagacAATTAAATTAGAACTTTtacaagaaaaagaaaataagttTGAGCAAAATACTATGGCCTATAACGAATTTCAGTTAGAAGctcaaaagaaatataattcttatgaaaaaattatagaaaatttaaaaaaagaaattgacGAGTTGaccataaataataatgataacataataattatagaaaaattaaaaaatgagctAAATGATCAAGAGAAGAAAAACAGCATGTACAATTTTACGAAAACATTTTTGCAAAACCAGGATGAACCAGTAAATGATATAAGAAGTAGGAATGACGACAGTTCTCTCAAGCGTGAAAGTAGCTCTGTCCCTTCTGATAAAAAAAGTCGCTATGGCATCAATGGAAGCGGGGTGGATCTCACCAACGGATACAATAACGAGAGAAGTGTTAGGGGCAATGATAGAGATAATAGTAGAGGAAATAATAGAGGAAGCAGTAGACACAATAGCAGAGACAGTAACAGACTTAGTGATTGCGTTAAAAATAGCTATAGAGAATGTAAGAACGATCGCGATTATACCTATGAAAGggaagaaaacaaaaaaacaaagagcAACGAATCTGATgaagtattttttaaaatggatTCTGAAAACGCGTGTTCCAAGGAGGAAGACAGTATTTACGACTACAATGATGATTTTACCATTTTCATCAATTCGAATAGAAAAAGTTTTagtaaaaagttaaataatcAGACAAATGAAAGGCAAAGGACAAAGAGTAGGAGTgaaagcaaaaatataatagataATTTAAGTGATACAAGGAATGAAGAAACGTGTATACTGAAAAATAGCTTATGTGAACTAGAGAAAGAATACGGTTTAACCAgtaaagagaaaaatgataagaaaataaatagtaGTATGGAAGGGGAATACAATAAGGGagaagaatataataaaaaatataagcttGTAGATGAGAATAAATCCcaaatgaatgaaaaattgataaattaTTCAGACAGCTCTTCTAGTGGTAAAAGTTTAAATACTGATTTCTTATCATTTAGCAAAAAAcctaaaaagaaaaaagtatcAAATGGTGATGCGGACAAAAATAAGAATCATTCCATTACGTCGTTAAAGGAATTAAGTATATCGTCTGTGAATAACTCGAATAATATGCACAGTTCGAATAATGCGAGCAGTGCGAacaatacaaataatattagtgtaaataataatattaatgatattCGTAGTAAGAATAAGGAGGGGGGTAAAGATAAAGCACATGCCAACATTGATGATTATAGTTTTAGTGAAAACTCCTCGTCGTACTTAGGTAACCACGACATATCTTTGTTCAGTAGCTCGAAGATAAAAAAGATGTTCAACTTAAGCACGACGCATAACAACAACAGTAACAACGAAAGTAAAAATGATAGTAAAAACAATTACAGCAATAACAATtacagaaataaaaataataaaaacaatgatAGTAACaatgatagtaataatgatagtaacaaaagtaataatcacaataatagtagcagtaaaaacaaagaaggcagtaaaataacgaaatatttgaaattaaaaagtagtaataaaaataatacgtaCGATATATACGACAGTAGGGATAAGAAGTTTAAAACGAGGAGAAACGAATCTTATGATGACATAATATTTGacttaaaaagaaatacatcTTTTAgggaatatgaaaataaagaacaaataggaaatgaaaaatgtatattaaaaaggagttataaaaaaaagtactcAAAGAAATATGATATCGAATATTCTAACCCTACTGTTGATGGAAAatcatattttgaaaaagaaagaaaaaaaaaaatgaaaaacaaattacCTAATGAGAAAAATGATGACAACAGATATTCTACATATAATGCCAAAAATGATGAAAGTGATAAAGATAAGAATTATATAGAAGACGAAGATTATAgaagtgaaaaaaagaaaaagaactTGTTAATATCAAGTTATGACATAAAACATTCTAAAAATAGCCTGGATTATTCTAGCAATAAGAGACAACTCAACAAGATTGACAAGCTGCAAACTTCCAGTGgtcataataaattaaaagaagacGGAAATGTAAGTATTAGCGGAAATGGAAATATAAGCggaaatagaaatataagcggaaatagaaatataagcggaaatagaaatataagcggaaatagaaaatatagaaatgaTACTAACTACAATTCACTATCGAATATATCAAAAAGTAGAGGAGACaacaaaaatacatatgaaagtaaacaaatatatgaaagTCAAAGTACCAATAGCCGAAACACTAGTAATGATAATGTAAAAGACAAGAAGggatataattttatttctcaaACCAGTTATGAAGCTAATAGTAACACTAGTAGTGTGCTACTGGATTCTGTGAGTTCTGACTTTTCTCACAATGTTAGTGTGGAcagatataatatatctagtagaaaaaatattaatgatgaATCGAGCCATTTAAATTACGACAGTAAAATgaagtataataatagtattttatatagttCTAATGACTCCCATATTGTGAGAAGAGAGCAGGATTTAATACTGCAAAATAGTTATAGTAGAAATTATAGAGACGAAAAGCACGGTAAAATTGATGGAAGCGATAATAGACACGACAGAATTGACAATAATAAGAAGGACATACATAGAAGAGAAGAGAAAAATTCTTATGATAATTTAAGTTCACcttatgatgaaaaaaataatagtactTTTGAAAATTTGAGTAACAGAAGAGAAGAAGTAAATACTGGAAATGATGTAAATAAGGAACAAgggaaaaacaaattaaaaataaaacaagaattatacaataaataCATGAATGTTTTGAAAAGTTTAAAGAGCGAAGAATTAGACGCTTCTGCAAATACAAGTAACAACAGAACAATTGACTTGACCAATGATTTTACGAAAACACAAGAAAATTCTACTTCCATTTTATCTTCATCCAAAACATTGCAGAAAGATAGTTTGCTTAGTAATCtatcaaaatttaaattaaacgAAGACCTTCATGAGTTTAGCTGTGACCCTCTGACAATTATTAAACCTATTGAAGAATCCAACAGGGAACCTTTTTAA